In Blastocatellia bacterium, the genomic window GGTGGCGGCCAGCGGTGGGGATTGGAAGCCGAGGCGCTGGTTCGCGAATCGCTGCCGCGCGCGCGGCTTTCTTTTAATGACGGCTTGCCCGTAGGCCGCCTGCGCGCCATAGCGATTGCCACCGACGGCGCGGTGTGGGCCGGCGGCGACGAAGGCTTGATCAGGTATCAAGTCAGCCGCGACGACTGGGAGAGGTGGCAGTACTTCGAAGGTCGTCGCTATCTGCCGGCCGATGAAGTGACAGCGATTGCGGCGGGCGCTGCCGGGTCGGTCTGGGTGCAAACGCCGGCGGGCATCAGTCATATCGAATTCCGTCCCCTGACGCTCGCCGCCAAGGCCGCGACCTTTGAGCGGCGCATCACTAAGCGGCACAAACGTCATGACCTGGTCGCCGATTCCGAGCTGCGCGACCCCGGCAACCTCACGACCAGCCATCAGTACCCGAACGATAATGATGGCCTGTGGACGGCGATTTATGTCGCGGCAGAGGCGTTTCGATATGCCGTCACGAAAGACGCGCGGGCGCTCGATGCGATGCGGCGATCCGTCGAAGCGATGCTGCGGCTGGAAGCGATCACCGGGCGCAGCGGCTTCCCTGCGCGATCATTCCGCGAGCGCGCCGAGCCGCGGCACGAAGACGGCATCTGGCACTTCACGCCGGATGGCGAATGGGAATGGAAAGCCGATACCAGCTCGGACGAGATCGTCGGCCACTTCTTCGCTTACTCGGTCGCCTATGATCTGATCCCCGACCGCGGCTTAAAAGACAAGCTGCGCGCGGCGGTCGCTCGCATGGCAGATCACCTGATCGGTCACGGTTACAACCTGACAGACATGCACGGCGGGCCGACGCGCTGGGGCCGCTACGATGCGGCGTACTTCGAGACCGATGATGGCCGCGAAGAGCGGGCGCTGCGGTCGCTTGAGTTGCTGTCACACCTGAAGGCCGCTTATCACATGACCGGCGACGCGCGTTATGACCGCGAATACCGCAAGCTCATCAGCGAGCGGGGCTATCACCAGAACACGACGACCTACCTGCGGCTGCGCCAGGAGCTGAACTATTCGGACGAAGAGCTGGCGATGCTCTCGTACTATCCGCTCTTTCGATACGAGACGGATGAATCGCTGCTCGCGGTTTACCGCGAAGGCTTGGAGCAGTGGTGGGTGAATATCCGGCGCGAAGCCAACCCGCTGTGGACGTTCATCTACGCGGTTTGCAACCCCGCCAGAGAGGTGCCGGTGGAAGCGGCGACGCGCACGCTCTATCGCATCCCGATGGATTTGATCAAGTGGTCGGTAAAGAACTCGCAGCGGCGCGACGTGCCGACAGACGCTTCGCCCGAGCGGCATGACAAAGCGCAAACCTCGCGGCTGTTGCCACCGGATGAGCGGCGAGTGATGAAGTGGAATAGCAACCCGTTTCAGCTCGACGACTCAGCGGGCGGGCGTGGCGAAGACGATGGCGCATTCTTCCTGCTGCCTTACTGGCTGGGCCGCTATCACAAGTTTCTCGCTGGCAGTTGATGCCTGAGCAGATTTACCGCAGGATGGCTGGAGATGTGCTTCGCACGCGGCGGGCGCAGAGGGACGCGGAGGCCGGATAATCCTCTGTGTTCCTCTGCGCCCTCTGCGGTTTCAATGGGCTTCCAGCCGGGGGCGCTCGGCGCGGTTCGTCTGCTTGATGGCGATCAACGGATGCTCGGCGCGCAGCAACTCGTCAAGGTTGCTTTGAATTTTACCGACGGCTTCAACGATCTGGCCTACGTCCTCAGAGCTGCCAAGCAACAGTTGATGCGGCAACCAGACGGACTCTTCATACGCCGCGCGCTCGGCTACGGGGCAGCGCGTCGCGGCCCACGGCAACGCTTCGCCGCTGCGCACGCCGAGCGCCGGAAAATCTCGCGGGTCAACCTGAAAGAGCGCGCTGCGGTAAACCGGCTCATAAAACAAGCCGTCGGCAGGAATGCCTTCGGCTTCGAGCGCGGCGACCACGCGGTCACGCGACGCGCCGCCGAAGGCTCGCTTATCCATCTTGAAAACGAATTGATAAATCGCCTGCGTCGTCAGCCGCTCGTCGCGCCTGAGCAACTCAATGCCCGCGATGCCCGATAAGCCTTCCGCGAGCCGCGATGCCTGCTTCATCCGTCGCTCTGTCTGCTCAGCTAATCGCTCAAGCTGAGTCAGCAGGATGGCGGCTTGAAATTCCGTCATGCGATAGTTGAACCCCAACCGGCGATGGCCAAAGCGGTCGCTCTGGCTGGCCCGCCCGCAATTCACGTAAGACTGGCAAAGCTCAAAGACCTCATCATCATTTGTTGTGACGACGCCGCCTTCGCCCGCCGTCATCAGCTTGGTCGTCTGCATGCTGAACGAGCCGGCGTCGCCGATTGACCCCGCGCCTTGATTGCGCCATCTCGCGCCGTGCGCGTGGGCGCAATCTTCGACGACCTTCAGGCCGTGCCGCGCCGCAAGCTCGCTGATCGCGTCCATGTCGGCCATGTTCATCGCCAGGTGAACGGGGATGATCGCCCGCGTGCGTGACGTGAGGGCTGCTGCCGCCGCCGCCGCGTCAATGCAGTAGGTGTCGGGCAACACGTCGACGAAGACCGGCACCGCGCCCAATCGCAGGACGGGCGCGGCAGTCGCTTCAAAGGTGTAGGCCGGTACGATCACTTCATCGCCCGGCGCAATGCCCACGGCTTTCAGCGCGATCTCAAGCGTCACCGTCCCGTTCGCCGCGCACAGCGCATGACGCGCGCTCTGGTGGTCGGCGAAGCGCCGCGCAAAAAGCTCGGCCTGCTGATTCGGGAACGGGTAGCCGCCCCAGTTGCGGCTCTCCAGCACATCGCTGATTGCGCGCCGCTCGCGATCATCGAACCGCGGCCACTCTGGAAACGGCTTCGTTCGCACCGGCGAGCCGCCGGCGATTGCCAGTTTAGCCATCACTCAGCTTCTCCCTTGATCGACAGTTTCAGCCGCCCTCGCGAACGGCCAGCGCGTCGTGCGCCATGACCAGATGAAGAAAAACACGACGCCGGCCACAAGCGTCCCCAGCCCGAACAGAATGATGTAGAGGTCTGAAGTCGCAAAGATGAAGACCCACCCCATCAGCGCAATCAGGCTCGGCAGCGGGTAAAGCCAGATGCGGTATGGGCGCGGCAAGTCGGGCGCTCGCTTGCGGAGCAGCCCTACGGCGAAGATCTGGCCGATGAACTGAATCAGTATCCTCGTCGTGATCAGCGCGTCGATCACGACGCCGAGCGAGAAGAAGCTGCACGCAATCGCCAGCAAGCCGATGACGATCAGCGAGACCGAGGGGAATTTTTTCTTCGGGTGCAGGCGTCCGAAGACTTTGAAGAAGTAACCGTCCTGCGCTGCCGCATACGGGATGCGCGAGTAGCCGAGCAGCAACGCGAAGACCGACCCGAACGCCGTCCACAGCACCATCGCCGTAAAGACGGTCGCCACCCGTGAGCCGTATATCTTTTCCATAAAGGTCGAAACGACGAAGTCGGCGTTCGGGTGCGCCTCGTACGGAACGAACTCGCGCCACGGCACGATGCCGATGATCGATAGATTGATCGCGAAATAGATCGCGGCGACGGCCAGCACGCTGATGATGATCGAGCGCGGGATGACGCGGCCTGGGTTTCGGACTTCGTCGCCGATGTAACAGATGTCGTAATAGCCGAGGTAGTCGTAGACGCCGATGCGTGTGGCCGCGCCCAGGCCGAGCAGAAAGCCGAGCGAAAAAGTGAATGCGCCGGGCGGGAAATCAAACGCCAACTTTGCGTCGAAGTGCATCGTCCCGGTGACAATCACCGCGGCGCTCGTGACCATCGTGCCGAGCCACAGGCTGACGGTGATCTTGCCGATTGAAGTGATCCGGCGATAGAGCAAGGCGATGTTGATCGCCCCCACCACCGAGGCGACCAGCGCGGTTTGCAGCGGCGTCACCGCCGGCCATATGTAGCCGGTGTATTTGGCGAAGCCGATGTAACCGGAGGCGATCTCTAGCGGGCCGCTCAAGATGAATTGCCAGATGAACAAGAAAGCCATCAGCCGGCCATAAGACTCGCGGCCATAGCCTTCGCGCAAGTAGACGTAGGTGCCGCCCGAACCGGGGAGGCTGGCGCCAAGCTCGCTCCACACCATGCCGTCGGGTATGGCGATCAAGACGGCGATGAACCAGCCGAGCATCGCCTGTGGCCCGCCCATCGCCGACATCAGCAGCGGGATAGTGATGAACGGACCGATGCCGATCATGTTCGACATGTTGAGCGCCGTCGCCTGCAACATCCCGAAGCGCCGCAGCAGGTGAGCCGACTGCTCTTCGCCGGTTGTTGGTTTTGGTCCCATCGTTTCTTCTTCGGTATTACTGCACGTCAAACTCGTAGAGATTTTCCGACAGCCGCTCGCCATCGCGGCTCATCACTTCGGCGCGCAGCTCGTACTTCCCCGCGACCGCCGGCTGCCATCGCACGTCCGTGAGCTTCGCTGAAACGTCTGCCTCGATGTTGACTGCCATCTCGCCTGCGGTGATCGCCGCGCCGCTGGCATCGACAATCTTCCAGCGGACGCGCGCGCCGGGGATGGCGTACCAGTGATCGTTGATAATCCACAGGCCGCAGCGAAAATCTTCTTTGACCCGCCAGGTATCGCGGTCGTATTCCAGGCTCGCCAGCACCATCTGAAAGCTGCGCCGCACGGTGAAGTAAGACTTCGTCGGCCTGCGGAAATAATCGAGCGCCGCCATGGTCACCGACGGCCAGAAATCAATGGCGTGAAAGTGAAGGATGCCGCCGGCGTCATACTTGCGCCGCCGCATGCGCTCGATGGCCAGTTGGTGGAGCCGGGCCACGTAAGCCTGCGTGCGCGGGATGTACTGCTTGAGCGTCAGGCCGTCAGGGCGACCCCAGGCGCGCATCGCTTCCGGGATTTGCAGCTTGCGAAATATCCACTCGTCCTTGTGGGCTTCGATGGGCCAGTGGTCGGGAAGAAACTGCGTCAAGGTTTCATAATCGGGCAGCGCCGTTGCGCCAAGCTCCGAAATGAATTTCTCTTCGCTCCTGGTGTATTCCCAGATGCTGCCGCCGTACCAGCCGTAATAAATGTGGCCGTCGCCGAAGCGTCCCGTGCTGCGGATGACGGCGCGGCGCTCCGCATCCGTGGCGTACAAGCGACCGGCCAGGTGCTTGGTCAGGACGCGGTAATTTTCGGGGTCTTCTTCGTCGCAGGTCGCCCAGATGGCAAGCGACGCGTGATGGCGCACCATGCGAATGTGGTTGTCGTAGAGCCGCGCCGCTTGAAGCGCGAACTCGGTGTCGTGCGGATACCAGGCTTCGAGATAATCCTGCCAGACGAGAATGCCGACCTCGTCCGTGAGGTCATAGAACTCCGGGTTCTGAAAGTGGCAGTGCAGGCGAATCATGTTGATGTTCATGCTCTTCATCAGATTGATGTCGCGCGCATACTTCTCGCGGCTCATCTCGGACATGAACAGCTCAAGGTAGTAAGAGTTCGTCCCGCGAATGTAGAGGCGATGGCCGTTGAGGTAGAAGACCCAGCCGACCTTTTCGATCTCGCGAACGCCGACTGCCTGTGCGCGTTGATCGGCAACCTGCCCGTCCACCAGAACCCGCGTCGACAGCGTGTAGAGGTTCGGCTTGCCGTGATCCCACGTCCACCATAGTTGCGGCTTGTTTAAGTGGAATCGAATCTGAAAGCGCCGCGCGCTTGGGTCGGCGAGACTCGAAAGATCTACGCTTGCCTTCAGTCGTTCGTCGCCCGAGAAATTACGCGGCGCAAGCGTTAGCTCTAGCCTGCCTTCCATCTGATCGGCTCTGAGAGCCGCTTCCACGTCAACGTCGGCTGAGCCGTCTGGATTTAGCGAAGGCCGGGCGACGACTTCTTCGATGACAACGGAAGGGTTGGCAACCAGGCGCACGCCGCGCGTGATGCCGAGCGGCGTGATATTGTCAGGCTTCTGATCGACCGCGCCGTACGAGCCTTTGACGGTGTAGGGGCGATGCCGCCAGTAATAATCGACCGGCGTCCAGACGCGCACCGCGATGAGATTGTCGCCATCGCGGTTCAGCTCATCGGTGACTTCAAACTCATAAGGGTCAATGTAGCCTTCGTGGCGACCGAGCTTTTTGCCGTTGAGCCAGATGTCCGCGTAGTAATCGGTCGCGCCGAATTGCAAGCGGATCGGTTTGCCCTGCATCGCGGCGGGCACGCGAAAGCGCTTGCGATACCACCACTCTTTGAAGCTGATCCATTCTGCCTCGTGCGTGTAGTAGGCCGGGTACTTCAGGATTTGTGTGTGAACCGTACCGGGCACCTGAACCGTCTGCCAACCGGAGTCATCGGTCGCGCCATCAAAGAGTCGCTGACGTTCGCCCTCGCCTTTTTCCGCCGATGCCAGCTTCCACGCGCCATCGAGCGAAAGCTCGACCACGCCGGATTTCTCGCCGCTGGTCAGCTCATCTTTGGCGGGCAGAGATTCGATTGTATAGGCGGCCGTCCTGGCGGCGGGCGTGTAAGCCGGGACTTGCGCGAGCGGTTCGGGCGCGAGCGCGTGCGCGAGGATCGGCTGTGCGAACCTGCGATAGCAAGCGCGGGCTTCGAGCAGGGTTTCGGTGCCGCGCCACTCAGGGAAGGCGATGGCGATCTGTGATGACCACTCTGCCTGGCGCTCGATCATCTCAGGCCGTTTGATCGCCGCGA contains:
- a CDS encoding DegT/DnrJ/EryC1/StrS family aminotransferase codes for the protein MAKLAIAGGSPVRTKPFPEWPRFDDRERRAISDVLESRNWGGYPFPNQQAELFARRFADHQSARHALCAANGTVTLEIALKAVGIAPGDEVIVPAYTFEATAAPVLRLGAVPVFVDVLPDTYCIDAAAAAAALTSRTRAIIPVHLAMNMADMDAISELAARHGLKVVEDCAHAHGARWRNQGAGSIGDAGSFSMQTTKLMTAGEGGVVTTNDDEVFELCQSYVNCGRASQSDRFGHRRLGFNYRMTEFQAAILLTQLERLAEQTERRMKQASRLAEGLSGIAGIELLRRDERLTTQAIYQFVFKMDKRAFGGASRDRVVAALEAEGIPADGLFYEPVYRSALFQVDPRDFPALGVRSGEALPWAATRCPVAERAAYEESVWLPHQLLLGSSEDVGQIVEAVGKIQSNLDELLRAEHPLIAIKQTNRAERPRLEAH
- a CDS encoding APC family permease, which encodes MGPKPTTGEEQSAHLLRRFGMLQATALNMSNMIGIGPFITIPLLMSAMGGPQAMLGWFIAVLIAIPDGMVWSELGASLPGSGGTYVYLREGYGRESYGRLMAFLFIWQFILSGPLEIASGYIGFAKYTGYIWPAVTPLQTALVASVVGAINIALLYRRITSIGKITVSLWLGTMVTSAAVIVTGTMHFDAKLAFDFPPGAFTFSLGFLLGLGAATRIGVYDYLGYYDICYIGDEVRNPGRVIPRSIIISVLAVAAIYFAINLSIIGIVPWREFVPYEAHPNADFVVSTFMEKIYGSRVATVFTAMVLWTAFGSVFALLLGYSRIPYAAAQDGYFFKVFGRLHPKKKFPSVSLIVIGLLAIACSFFSLGVVIDALITTRILIQFIGQIFAVGLLRKRAPDLPRPYRIWLYPLPSLIALMGWVFIFATSDLYIILFGLGTLVAGVVFFFIWSWRTTRWPFARAAETVDQGRS
- a CDS encoding glycoside hydrolase family 2 TIM barrel-domain containing protein, which codes for MTKLAALILSLLSAAVMAEAQGRTWTIQLEEPTGIERRDREAVRLVTRFAAGQARAAQLRVLDDVGHELPVQVVVSDAHPDGTIKSAEILFPATFIPGNLPRYRLLALPVASPPQKPNERGGDYQSDIVVRRLGTSRIELGNSRFGIIINLGKDQTPPAIVEAYNRTAGDQRMLNLVETTPNLKEPLAFGLSSAGWGTALAGNARSAGFTEVNVIEAGPLRARVQLRGARLGASVEEWEFEWYANSPVIVWRARTTAKAGTYGFFFSAISASPYEPFTHWAGGAEEGWPDGWETDNPPHEKVILQSPATQARDFDDLPGGHVLYYNPRANYGALDFIELDSALKWSGVGARQFYAARELGAARPQARQTGIAAIKRPEMIERQAEWSSQIAIAFPEWRGTETLLEARACYRRFAQPILAHALAPEPLAQVPAYTPAARTAAYTIESLPAKDELTSGEKSGVVELSLDGAWKLASAEKGEGERQRLFDGATDDSGWQTVQVPGTVHTQILKYPAYYTHEAEWISFKEWWYRKRFRVPAAMQGKPIRLQFGATDYYADIWLNGKKLGRHEGYIDPYEFEVTDELNRDGDNLIAVRVWTPVDYYWRHRPYTVKGSYGAVDQKPDNITPLGITRGVRLVANPSVVIEEVVARPSLNPDGSADVDVEAALRADQMEGRLELTLAPRNFSGDERLKASVDLSSLADPSARRFQIRFHLNKPQLWWTWDHGKPNLYTLSTRVLVDGQVADQRAQAVGVREIEKVGWVFYLNGHRLYIRGTNSYYLELFMSEMSREKYARDINLMKSMNINMIRLHCHFQNPEFYDLTDEVGILVWQDYLEAWYPHDTEFALQAARLYDNHIRMVRHHASLAIWATCDEEDPENYRVLTKHLAGRLYATDAERRAVIRSTGRFGDGHIYYGWYGGSIWEYTRSEEKFISELGATALPDYETLTQFLPDHWPIEAHKDEWIFRKLQIPEAMRAWGRPDGLTLKQYIPRTQAYVARLHQLAIERMRRRKYDAGGILHFHAIDFWPSVTMAALDYFRRPTKSYFTVRRSFQMVLASLEYDRDTWRVKEDFRCGLWIINDHWYAIPGARVRWKIVDASGAAITAGEMAVNIEADVSAKLTDVRWQPAVAGKYELRAEVMSRDGERLSENLYEFDVQ